The sequence GGCCTGCCAGGGCACGTTGTGTTTGGGGGCGATGCGCTCATCCCCGAGAAAGCCGGTCTGGGTCACGAACAGCTTGGCCGCTTCCGGGCTCAGCAGCCGCACCGGCACGTCGGGCTTGTCCTTGGAAACCGGATACTTGAGCAGATCGACCAGCTGGATATCCCCCCCGACAAGACCGATTTCGGCCCGGATCACATCCGTGCGCACCACCACTTTGCCCTGGCTGGCCGGCGCCGTGGCGGGGGTTACAGCCGGCGGTGCGGCGGTCGCCGCGGCGGTGGGTGCGCTGGCTGCCGGCGCCTCAGCCTGGGACTGGGGCTGAGGCGGTTTGGGTCCGTAATCCTGCTGCCAGGCGGCCCACAGCATATAGCCCAACATCACGAAGAGAACGAAGAGAAGAAACCGTATGTTATCCATGTTTTTGTTTTCCGAATTGCTCTGGGACAGGATCCAGCCCACCGGGATGCCAGGGATGACAGCGCAACAGGCGCCGCACCGTCAGCCAGGTGCCGCGAATGGTTCCGAAACGTTCGATGGCGGTGAGGGCGTACTGGGAACAGGTGGGATAGAAGCGGCACTGA comes from Methylomarinovum caldicuralii and encodes:
- the yidD gene encoding membrane protein insertion efficiency factor YidD — protein: MGILGTTLAALERGSRRSLITAIRAYRFFLSPWLGNQCRFYPTCSQYALTAIERFGTIRGTWLTVRRLLRCHPWHPGGLDPVPEQFGKQKHG